One genomic segment of [Phormidium] sp. ETS-05 includes these proteins:
- a CDS encoding glycosyltransferase has product MKKKILFIINWLHTGGAEIMLYKLLIYLNQNRWEPIVICLINGGKLEQQISDLGIKVYNINMKRGLPTVTSIWRLIKTVIQENPDLIQGWMYHSNLAAYFSSAFLYQKVPVLWNIRSSLYTLKNQNIGTALIIKFSAYLSKLTKKIIYNSNNSASQHQNRGYASEKTIVIPNGFETDVFKPDKQAYCKIRNDLEISSETLLIGMIGRFHPVKDHETFLKAASLLNKSYPNIHFVLVGNGVDCQNQKLTQLIEETKLTGQVHLLGERHDIPLLTAALDIACNSSYSEAFPNVIGEAMACGVPCVVTNVGDSGWIVGDTGRVVPPRNPEALANAWKELIDIGKEERTVLGEAARARVIEYFSLDSVVAQYEALYESVLEKTFQEKQ; this is encoded by the coding sequence ATGAAAAAAAAAATCTTATTTATTATTAATTGGCTGCATACTGGTGGTGCAGAAATAATGCTGTATAAATTGTTAATTTATCTTAACCAAAATCGGTGGGAGCCGATAGTAATTTGCTTAATAAACGGTGGCAAGTTGGAACAACAAATTTCAGATTTAGGAATCAAGGTTTACAATATAAACATGAAGCGTGGATTGCCTACAGTCACCTCTATATGGCGTTTGATTAAAACGGTTATCCAAGAGAATCCAGATTTAATCCAAGGATGGATGTATCATAGCAATTTAGCTGCGTACTTTTCCAGTGCTTTCTTATATCAAAAAGTTCCAGTTTTATGGAATATTCGCAGTTCACTTTATACATTAAAAAACCAGAATATTGGGACAGCTTTAATAATTAAGTTTTCTGCTTATTTATCAAAACTTACTAAAAAAATTATTTATAATTCAAATAATAGTGCGAGCCAACATCAAAATAGAGGCTACGCTTCTGAGAAAACTATTGTCATTCCTAATGGCTTTGAAACAGATGTATTTAAACCGGACAAACAGGCTTATTGTAAAATAAGAAATGATTTAGAAATATCTTCGGAAACCTTGTTAATTGGAATGATTGGCCGTTTTCACCCCGTTAAAGACCATGAAACATTTCTTAAAGCCGCTAGTTTATTAAATAAAAGTTACCCAAACATACACTTCGTTTTGGTAGGCAATGGAGTTGATTGTCAAAATCAGAAGTTAACCCAATTGATTGAAGAGACTAAACTGACGGGACAAGTCCACTTGCTCGGAGAGCGCCATGATATTCCTCTTCTTACTGCTGCTCTAGACATTGCCTGCAATTCTTCATATAGTGAGGCTTTTCCCAATGTGATTGGAGAAGCAATGGCTTGTGGCGTACCTTGTGTAGTAACAAATGTAGGCGATTCAGGTTGGATTGTAGGTGATACAGGACGGGTGGTTCCTCCAAGAAACCCGGAGGCTTTAGCTAATGCTTGGAAAGAGTTGATAGATATAGGAAAAGAGGAAAGAACTGTTCTGGGTGAAGCCGCCAGAGCAAGAGTTATAGAATACTTTTCTTTGGATTCTGTTGTGGCACAGTATGAAGCATTGTATGAAAGTGTACTAGAGAAAACATTTCAAGAGAAACAATAA
- the asnB gene encoding asparagine synthase (glutamine-hydrolyzing) has product MCGITGFWDISLKRNKSSLQAIAQQMSNTLLHRGPDDGGTWADEETGIALGHRRLAILDLSAEGHQPMVSANGRYAIVFNGEIYNFLELRRQLEGLGHIFRGHSDTEVMLAAFCQWGVEKSVKCFNGMFAFALWDRQKRVLHIGRDRLGEKPLYYGWLGKTFLFGSELKALKAHPDFQPEINRDALALYLRHNYIPAPYSIYQKIYKLPPASLLTVLPSPGASEPSPYWSVKSVAESGVAQPYNGSPKEAISALDALLRDAVGLRMLADVPLGVFLSGGVDSSTVVALMQAQSSKPVNTFSIGFFEDAYNEAKYAKAVAQHLGTDHTELYVTPEEAMAVIPKLPSLYDEPFSDSSQIPTFLVSELARRKVTVSLSGDAGDELFGGYNRYFLARKIWDKIAWMPSQLRQISASSINTLSPQTWDRVFANINLFLPSGAKISSPGDKLHKLAEILMVDSPEKLYKGLVSHWQKPESLLVEGCEPTTVLTDPQAWAELPNFTHRMMYLDTITYLPNDILVKVDRASMGVSLESRVPYLDHRIVEFAWQLPLSMKIHQGQGKWLLRQVLYQYVPQNLIERPKMGFGVPIDSWLREPLREWAEELLDEQLLREQGFFKPELIRKKWQEHLRGERNWQYYLWDILMFQAWLESNFH; this is encoded by the coding sequence ATGTGTGGCATAACTGGTTTTTGGGACATATCTCTAAAAAGAAATAAGAGCAGTTTGCAGGCAATAGCCCAGCAGATGTCAAACACGCTGCTCCATCGCGGCCCAGATGATGGCGGAACTTGGGCTGATGAAGAAACAGGAATTGCCCTGGGGCATCGTCGGTTAGCAATTTTAGACCTCTCGGCAGAGGGCCATCAGCCGATGGTTTCAGCCAACGGTCGATATGCGATCGTTTTTAATGGTGAAATTTATAATTTTTTGGAATTACGTCGTCAGCTAGAAGGTTTAGGACATATTTTCCGAGGGCATTCGGATACGGAGGTTATGCTGGCTGCCTTTTGTCAGTGGGGAGTAGAAAAGTCTGTTAAGTGTTTTAATGGGATGTTTGCTTTTGCCCTGTGGGATCGGCAAAAACGAGTTTTACATATAGGGCGAGACAGACTAGGAGAAAAACCTCTTTATTATGGTTGGTTGGGAAAAACTTTTCTCTTTGGCTCCGAACTGAAAGCGCTAAAAGCTCATCCAGACTTTCAGCCAGAAATAAATCGGGATGCTCTTGCTCTTTATCTGCGACATAACTACATTCCCGCACCTTACTCAATTTATCAGAAGATTTACAAATTACCACCAGCGTCTTTATTGACGGTGCTACCTTCACCAGGAGCATCAGAACCATCCCCTTATTGGTCTGTGAAGTCCGTCGCCGAATCTGGCGTCGCTCAACCGTATAATGGCTCTCCGAAAGAAGCGATCTCGGCACTTGATGCCCTACTCAGAGACGCTGTAGGCTTACGCATGTTGGCAGATGTACCATTAGGAGTATTTCTATCGGGTGGAGTGGACTCCTCTACGGTGGTAGCTCTGATGCAAGCACAAAGTAGTAAACCCGTTAATACTTTTAGTATTGGTTTTTTTGAGGATGCTTATAACGAAGCCAAATATGCCAAGGCAGTAGCACAACACTTGGGAACAGACCACACCGAACTCTACGTCACCCCTGAAGAAGCGATGGCAGTTATTCCCAAACTGCCTTCACTTTATGATGAACCATTTTCTGATTCTTCTCAAATTCCTACTTTTTTAGTGTCGGAGTTGGCAAGACGAAAGGTTACTGTCAGCCTCTCTGGAGATGCTGGTGATGAATTGTTCGGAGGGTATAACCGTTACTTTTTGGCGCGGAAAATTTGGGATAAAATTGCCTGGATGCCAAGCCAGCTTCGTCAGATATCTGCTAGTTCGATTAATACTCTATCTCCGCAAACATGGGATCGAGTATTTGCAAATATAAATTTATTTCTTCCTTCTGGAGCAAAAATATCCTCCCCAGGTGATAAACTGCACAAGTTAGCAGAAATTTTGATGGTTGATTCTCCTGAAAAACTTTACAAAGGGCTGGTTTCCCACTGGCAAAAGCCAGAATCTTTGCTAGTAGAAGGTTGCGAACCAACAACAGTCTTGACTGATCCGCAAGCATGGGCAGAACTACCAAATTTTACTCACCGTATGATGTATCTGGACACAATTACTTATTTGCCAAATGATATTTTGGTAAAAGTTGATAGAGCTAGTATGGGAGTGAGTTTGGAATCTCGCGTTCCCTATTTGGATCACAGAATTGTAGAATTTGCTTGGCAATTACCCCTTAGTATGAAAATTCATCAAGGGCAAGGCAAATGGCTGCTGCGCCAGGTGTTATACCAGTATGTTCCTCAAAATTTAATTGAAAGACCTAAAATGGGCTTTGGCGTTCCAATTGATAGCTGGCTAAGAGAACCGTTGCGAGAATGGGCTGAGGAGTTGCTAGATGAGCAGCTACTAAGAGAGCAAGGGTTTTTTAAGCCTGAACTTATTCGCAAAAAATGGCAAGAGCATCTTAGAGGTGAACGTAATTGGCAATACTATCTCTGGGATATCCTTATGTTCCAGGCATGGCTTGAAAGTAATTTTCATTAA
- a CDS encoding nucleotide sugar dehydrogenase gives MNDRIAVIGLGYVGLPVALAFAKKFPNTIGFDINIAKVEQLKQGIDVTGEVNAEDLTSSQIQLTSNLTELEASNFFVVAVPTPIDKNRRPDLTPLQKASATIGKVLKPGATIVYESTVYPGVTEDICGSILAQVSGLRQSIDFKLGYSPERINPGDKAHTLEKIVKVVSGEDKETLERVARVYETIIEAGVYRAPSIKVAEAAKVIENTQRDLNIALMNELAVICDKLGIRTRDVLAAANTKWNFLRFTPGLVGGHCIGVDPYYLTTKAEELGYRPEVILAGRRINDSMGSYLAQRLVKLLVQANKPIHNAKVGILGLTFKENVPDLRNSRVPDIVAELQQFGISPLIHDALANSEEAQAEYGIQLIDWHELSDLDAMILAVPHKAYLEMPSQQLLDSLRPDGVLMDVKSVLDSATLPKTIHYWSL, from the coding sequence ATGAACGATCGCATTGCAGTCATTGGTTTAGGTTATGTAGGCTTACCTGTTGCCCTAGCATTTGCTAAAAAATTCCCCAATACTATTGGCTTTGATATCAACATAGCCAAAGTTGAACAACTAAAACAAGGTATAGATGTTACAGGTGAAGTTAATGCAGAAGATTTAACATCTTCTCAAATTCAACTCACATCTAACTTAACAGAACTCGAAGCATCAAATTTTTTTGTGGTTGCTGTTCCCACACCCATAGACAAAAATCGTCGTCCAGATTTAACGCCTTTACAAAAAGCCTCGGCAACAATAGGCAAAGTGCTAAAACCGGGCGCTACGATTGTTTATGAATCCACCGTTTATCCAGGAGTCACGGAAGATATCTGTGGGTCAATTCTCGCCCAAGTATCTGGCTTACGACAAAGTATTGATTTTAAGCTAGGCTATTCTCCAGAACGGATTAATCCCGGAGATAAAGCTCATACCCTGGAAAAAATTGTCAAAGTTGTATCTGGTGAAGATAAAGAAACCTTAGAACGAGTGGCTAGAGTCTATGAAACGATCATTGAGGCTGGAGTCTATCGCGCTCCCTCAATTAAAGTAGCAGAGGCAGCTAAAGTCATTGAAAATACTCAACGAGATTTAAACATAGCCTTAATGAACGAGTTGGCGGTGATTTGCGACAAACTCGGCATTCGCACTCGCGATGTTTTAGCCGCAGCAAATACGAAATGGAACTTTTTACGATTCACTCCAGGACTGGTTGGGGGACATTGTATTGGAGTTGACCCTTACTATCTCACCACCAAAGCGGAAGAACTAGGCTATCGTCCAGAAGTTATCTTAGCAGGTCGCCGAATTAACGACAGTATGGGAAGTTACCTGGCCCAACGCTTAGTAAAGTTGTTGGTTCAAGCCAACAAACCAATCCACAATGCCAAAGTGGGAATTCTGGGATTAACTTTCAAGGAAAACGTGCCCGATCTGCGGAATAGTCGCGTCCCTGATATTGTGGCAGAGTTACAACAATTTGGCATTAGCCCGCTGATTCACGATGCTTTGGCAAATAGCGAAGAAGCACAAGCAGAATATGGGATTCAGCTTATAGACTGGCACGAGTTATCCGACCTTGATGCGATGATTCTCGCGGTTCCCCATAAAGCATACCTGGAAATGCCCAGCCAACAGCTTTTAGATTCTTTGCGTCCTGATGGTGTGCTAATGGATGTCAAATCTGTTCTCGATTCAGCTACACTACCCAAAACAATACATTACTGGAGCTTATAA
- a CDS encoding NAD-dependent epimerase, translating to MKILVTGAAGFIGFHLSKALLARGDEVVGLDNLNDYYDVSLKQDRLTQLKDKPGFNFYKLDLADRPAMANFFTNHNFDVVVNLAAQAGVRYSLSNPHAYVDSNLVGFVNVLEGCRHSKVKHLVFASSSSVYGANTKIPFSVHDNVDHPVSLYAASKKANELMAHTYSHLYHLPTTGLRFFSVYGPWGRPDMALFMFTKAILAGEPINVFNYGKMRRDFTYVDDIVEGVVRVIDKIPEPNPNWSGDNPDPGTSLAPYKIYNIGNNQPVELIRFIEVLESCLGKSAEKNMMPIQPGDVPVNYANVDDLENDVGFKPNTPIEVGIKHFVNWYRAYYHG from the coding sequence ATGAAAATTTTAGTAACTGGAGCCGCAGGTTTTATCGGGTTTCATCTGAGTAAAGCGCTGTTAGCTAGAGGGGATGAAGTCGTTGGACTGGATAACCTAAATGACTATTATGATGTATCTCTGAAACAAGATCGTCTCACCCAACTGAAGGATAAACCAGGTTTTAATTTTTACAAGCTGGACTTAGCCGATCGCCCTGCTATGGCTAATTTTTTTACCAACCATAATTTTGATGTAGTCGTTAATTTAGCTGCTCAAGCAGGAGTTCGCTACTCGTTAAGCAACCCTCATGCTTATGTTGATAGCAATCTGGTGGGTTTTGTCAATGTTTTAGAAGGCTGCCGCCATTCAAAAGTGAAGCATCTTGTGTTTGCTTCTTCTAGTTCAGTTTACGGAGCAAACACTAAAATACCGTTTTCAGTTCACGATAATGTAGATCACCCCGTGAGTCTCTATGCTGCCAGCAAGAAAGCTAACGAACTGATGGCCCATACCTATAGCCATTTGTATCATTTACCTACAACGGGCTTGCGTTTCTTTAGCGTTTATGGCCCGTGGGGTCGCCCAGATATGGCACTTTTTATGTTCACCAAAGCAATTTTGGCAGGGGAACCTATTAATGTGTTTAATTATGGTAAAATGCGACGAGATTTTACTTATGTTGATGACATAGTAGAAGGAGTTGTTAGAGTTATCGATAAAATTCCTGAACCTAATCCTAATTGGTCAGGAGACAATCCCGATCCAGGAACTAGCCTAGCTCCTTACAAAATATACAATATTGGCAACAATCAACCAGTCGAACTCATTCGCTTTATTGAAGTATTGGAATCTTGTCTAGGTAAATCAGCCGAAAAGAATATGATGCCTATTCAACCTGGCGATGTTCCAGTAAATTATGCCAATGTCGATGATTTAGAAAACGATGTGGGGTTTAAACCGAATACACCAATTGAAGTTGGTATAAAGCATTTCGTAAATTGGTATCGTGCATACTATCATGGCTAA
- a CDS encoding glycosyltransferase family 4 protein — translation MAKKNRVLHICAVGFTVKNLLLPQIDYFLSKGLEVEVVCSPGKEVKELQEKGYTIHPIQIDRRIAPISNLKSIKQLTSLIAEKNYDLVHVHTPVASVLGRIAAKLAGAQYIIYTAHGFYFHDEMPAKQYFFYHSVEKAAALLTDLILTQSREDLVTAEKTKLCDGTKLRYLGNGVDTNRFSPVHIDRDYQEQLRQELNLPNQAYPIIGMTGRVTAEKGYLELIEAIAKLKFQFPNLHLLVIGGQLSSERDAFQSQLNDIIEQYNLSSSVTFTGFRTDIPEILSLIDVFTLPSYREGLPRSILEAMAMELPVVATDIRGCREAVVDGQTGLIVPPRNSEKLAEALAKLLKNIDLRKSLGQAGRQRLETEYDECLVFERLAAAYTELGIL, via the coding sequence ATGGCTAAAAAAAACCGAGTTTTACATATTTGTGCCGTTGGGTTTACGGTCAAAAATCTTTTACTGCCTCAAATAGACTATTTTTTATCTAAAGGCTTAGAAGTTGAAGTAGTTTGTTCCCCAGGAAAAGAGGTAAAAGAACTACAAGAAAAGGGTTACACTATTCACCCCATCCAAATTGACCGTCGCATTGCTCCAATTTCTAATTTAAAGAGTATCAAGCAATTAACATCATTAATTGCCGAAAAAAATTACGATTTAGTTCATGTACATACCCCTGTAGCCTCGGTTCTTGGAAGAATTGCGGCTAAACTAGCCGGAGCCCAATATATTATTTATACAGCGCATGGCTTTTACTTTCATGATGAAATGCCCGCCAAACAATACTTTTTTTATCACAGCGTAGAAAAAGCTGCGGCGTTGTTAACTGACTTAATTTTGACTCAAAGTCGTGAAGATTTAGTGACCGCAGAAAAAACTAAACTATGTGATGGAACAAAACTGCGCTACTTAGGTAATGGCGTCGATACAAATAGATTCTCTCCTGTTCACATCGATCGCGACTATCAAGAACAACTAAGACAAGAACTAAATTTACCGAACCAAGCATATCCTATTATTGGCATGACCGGACGGGTTACTGCGGAAAAAGGTTATTTGGAATTGATTGAAGCCATAGCTAAACTAAAATTTCAATTTCCCAACCTTCACTTATTAGTGATTGGCGGACAACTCAGTAGCGAACGAGATGCTTTTCAGTCTCAACTAAATGACATTATAGAACAATACAATCTATCCTCATCGGTGACATTTACAGGTTTCCGCACTGATATTCCAGAAATTCTTAGCTTAATTGATGTATTTACACTACCTTCTTATCGCGAAGGACTCCCACGTTCTATTTTAGAAGCTATGGCAATGGAACTGCCAGTTGTCGCTACCGATATTCGCGGTTGTCGAGAAGCGGTTGTTGACGGTCAAACCGGATTAATTGTCCCACCCCGAAACAGCGAAAAATTAGCAGAAGCTCTAGCAAAACTTTTAAAAAATATAGATTTAAGAAAATCTTTGGGTCAGGCGGGTCGTCAGCGACTAGAAACTGAATATGATGAGTGTTTGGTCTTTGAAAGACTCGCAGCCGCTTATACAGAATTAGGTATTTTATAA
- a CDS encoding type II toxin-antitoxin system VapC family toxin, whose protein sequence is MRKIAAANVRLISAATLLECQIVVMVRKGELGRAELQLFVYEAELEVVAFDQNQVDFAALAWRRYGKGRHPAALNYGDCFAYALAKATGEPLLFKGADFSQTDIAIY, encoded by the coding sequence ATTCGCAAAATCGCCGCTGCGAATGTCCGACTGATTAGCGCTGCCACTCTATTAGAATGCCAGATTGTGGTGATGGTGAGGAAAGGGGAGTTAGGTCGAGCCGAGTTGCAGCTTTTTGTCTATGAGGCTGAATTAGAGGTGGTGGCATTTGACCAAAATCAGGTGGATTTTGCCGCTTTAGCTTGGCGACGCTATGGTAAGGGTCGGCATCCTGCGGCCCTGAACTATGGGGACTGCTTTGCTTATGCCCTGGCTAAGGCTACAGGTGAGCCACTGCTGTTTAAAGGGGCTGATTTCTCTCAAACCGATATTGCCATTTATTGA
- a CDS encoding type II toxin-antitoxin system RelE/ParE family toxin, with protein MAEVRFTAPFKRRFKDLSKRYRKIQEDIRSIIETLEAGEIIGQQIAGTDFTVFKVRAKNSDIPTGKSGGYRLIYQLSSPECILLLLIYAKSDQEDVTIAEIEDAILKA; from the coding sequence ATGGCAGAAGTTCGTTTTACCGCACCTTTTAAACGTCGTTTCAAGGATCTATCTAAACGTTATCGGAAAATTCAGGAAGATATTCGATCTATAATTGAGACTTTAGAAGCCGGAGAAATTATCGGTCAACAAATTGCCGGTACTGATTTTACCGTGTTTAAAGTTAGGGCGAAAAATAGCGATATTCCGACGGGCAAAAGTGGTGGATACCGATTAATTTATCAATTATCTTCACCTGAATGTATTTTGCTCCTATTAATATATGCCAAATCAGACCAAGAAGATGTCACTATAGCAGAAATTGAAGATGCGATTTTGAAGGCTTAA
- a CDS encoding transposase, which produces MVNLVISCGKIGSGSARRNYDSMLLGFKTQLKLNQTQRQQLARHAGVARHAYNWGHGLCLGILSHNTHCSSEEKIKFPTAIDLHKWLNKLVKPESPWYYEVSKCAPQYALRNLAQAWQDCFRKNKARPKFKKKGRQDSFTLDGTIKILSSNKLKVPVIGCLKTYERLPVVPDPKNVTISREADRWFISFKIDVTVAPTDKIVDVVGIDLGIKVLATLSTGEIIKGTNSYRKHEKKLTRLQRKVSRKVFKSANGHKAQVKVQKLHRKIANLRKDTLHKLTSHLCKNHAINVIEDLNVSGMLANHKLAKSIADMGFYEFRRQMEYKSELYGSQLIIVDRFYPSSKTCSNCGAIKDSLPLSERVFYCEHCHLKIDRDLNAARNLEKIGRATAKFTPVDNLEPTPLVEAGSKTNSNVIKIKLSDLMSKFG; this is translated from the coding sequence ATGGTCAATCTGGTCATTAGTTGTGGTAAGATTGGATCTGGTTCAGCGCGTCGGAATTATGACTCCATGTTATTAGGGTTTAAAACACAACTTAAATTGAATCAAACCCAACGGCAACAACTTGCTCGTCACGCGGGAGTAGCTCGTCATGCCTACAATTGGGGTCACGGTTTATGTTTAGGTATTTTATCTCATAATACTCATTGTAGCTCCGAAGAAAAAATCAAATTTCCTACAGCCATTGACTTACATAAATGGTTAAATAAGCTGGTAAAACCAGAAAGTCCCTGGTACTATGAAGTTTCCAAATGTGCGCCTCAGTACGCTTTAAGGAATCTCGCCCAGGCTTGGCAAGATTGCTTTAGAAAAAATAAAGCTCGACCAAAATTTAAGAAAAAAGGCAGACAGGACAGCTTTACCTTGGATGGGACAATTAAAATCTTATCATCAAATAAACTGAAAGTACCAGTTATCGGCTGTCTGAAAACTTATGAAAGGCTGCCGGTCGTTCCCGACCCCAAAAATGTCACAATTAGTCGAGAAGCTGACCGATGGTTTATTTCGTTTAAAATCGATGTGACCGTTGCCCCCACAGATAAAATAGTCGATGTGGTTGGGATAGATTTGGGGATAAAAGTGCTTGCTACCCTATCCACTGGAGAAATCATAAAAGGAACAAATTCATATAGAAAACACGAGAAAAAACTGACACGACTTCAAAGAAAAGTTAGTCGAAAGGTATTCAAATCGGCCAATGGGCATAAAGCCCAAGTAAAAGTCCAGAAACTTCATAGAAAAATCGCTAATCTCAGAAAAGATACTTTACATAAGTTGACATCACACTTATGCAAGAACCACGCAATTAATGTGATAGAAGACCTAAATGTATCCGGGATGTTAGCGAATCATAAACTGGCGAAATCAATCGCCGATATGGGGTTTTATGAGTTTCGACGACAGATGGAATATAAAAGTGAACTGTATGGGTCACAACTCATAATTGTTGACAGGTTTTATCCTTCTAGTAAAACTTGTTCAAACTGTGGGGCAATTAAAGACTCATTACCGTTATCAGAAAGAGTATTTTACTGCGAGCATTGTCATCTCAAAATAGACCGAGATTTAAATGCCGCAAGAAATCTCGAAAAAATAGGCCGAGCTACGGCCAAATTTACGCCTGTGGACAATTTGGAGCCGACTCCGTTGGTAGAAGCAGGAAGTAAAACCAACTCAAACGTAATCAAAATCAAGCTTTCAGACTTGATGAGTAAGTTTGGGTAA
- a CDS encoding RNA-guided endonuclease TnpB family protein gives MYGCQQGLIKNPENVPFLEYLCTTANKLINCGIYLARQWYFKLGYITGKYNLEKELKSNRNYQFLHSQAAQQTLRGVAEAFKSYKELSKKYNKGELADKPQLPKYRKKGGMGVITYPKQALKLEKGKVRVPLGKKVKSLFKVDSFFLDFPSNLEFKEIREIRILPRNSCFYVEWVYELKADKPQLDKDKVLGIDHGVDNWLSCVSNVGTSFIIDGKHLKSKNQWYNKIVATYKEGKPQGFWSKKLASITAKRNRQMRDAVNKTARLVINHCLEHGIGRIVFGWNKGQKQSIEIGRENNQKFVQIPTAKLKERISQLCELYGIEFIETEESYTSQASFLDDDFLPTIGEKPERWKASGKRIKRGLYQTQNGLLVNADINAASNILKKVATTLGFSLKGVGRGTLIMPLRVQFWTA, from the coding sequence ATGTATGGATGCCAACAAGGATTAATTAAAAATCCCGAAAATGTCCCTTTTTTAGAATACTTGTGTACCACGGCCAACAAACTCATTAATTGCGGAATTTATTTGGCCAGACAGTGGTATTTTAAATTAGGATATATAACGGGCAAATACAACTTAGAAAAAGAGTTAAAATCCAATAGGAATTATCAGTTTTTGCATTCCCAAGCTGCACAGCAAACTCTTAGAGGAGTAGCAGAAGCATTTAAGTCCTATAAAGAGCTATCTAAAAAATACAACAAAGGGGAATTAGCAGACAAACCTCAACTGCCTAAGTATCGCAAAAAAGGAGGAATGGGAGTAATAACTTATCCCAAACAAGCTTTAAAATTAGAAAAAGGTAAGGTAAGAGTACCTTTAGGAAAGAAAGTAAAATCCCTCTTTAAGGTTGATAGCTTTTTCTTAGATTTCCCAAGTAATCTTGAGTTTAAAGAAATCAGAGAGATTAGGATTTTACCTCGTAATAGCTGCTTTTATGTCGAATGGGTTTATGAGTTAAAAGCTGATAAACCTCAGTTAGACAAAGACAAAGTTTTAGGTATTGACCACGGAGTTGATAACTGGCTAAGTTGCGTTTCCAATGTGGGGACGAGTTTCATAATTGATGGCAAACATCTTAAGTCAAAAAACCAATGGTATAACAAGATTGTAGCCACCTATAAAGAAGGTAAACCTCAAGGATTCTGGTCAAAGAAATTAGCTTCCATAACTGCAAAACGAAACAGACAAATGCGGGATGCCGTTAATAAAACAGCAAGATTAGTTATTAATCATTGCCTCGAACACGGTATTGGTCGCATAGTATTTGGCTGGAACAAAGGACAAAAACAATCGATTGAAATTGGCAGAGAGAACAACCAAAAGTTTGTACAAATTCCCACGGCAAAACTTAAAGAACGAATTAGTCAGTTATGCGAATTGTACGGCATAGAGTTTATTGAAACTGAAGAGTCGTACACTTCACAAGCATCGTTTTTAGATGATGATTTCTTGCCAACTATCGGTGAAAAACCCGAGAGATGGAAAGCATCAGGCAAACGAATTAAGCGAGGACTCTATCAAACTCAAAACGGTTTGTTAGTTAATGCCGATATTAATGCCGCATCTAATATCCTCAAAAAAGTAGCGACAACTTTAGGATTTTCTCTTAAAGGAGTTGGTAGAGGCACTTTGATAATGCCTTTAAGAGTTCAGTTTTGGACTGCTTAA
- a CDS encoding type II toxin-antitoxin system RelE/ParE family toxin encodes MIKDFKNKRLAAFFREGNNKGIPKEFEKRIRVRLEALDSASCLDDLKIPGYNLHELKGDRKETWSIALSGNWRITFKFEQGKGEAFGQNTFLFVS; translated from the coding sequence ATGATTAAAGATTTTAAAAATAAAAGATTAGCCGCATTTTTTAGGGAGGGAAATAACAAAGGAATACCCAAAGAATTTGAGAAAAGAATTAGAGTTAGGCTGGAAGCGCTCGACTCAGCATCATGCCTAGACGACTTGAAAATTCCTGGATACAATCTACATGAACTCAAAGGCGACAGAAAAGAAACTTGGTCTATTGCTTTATCGGGAAATTGGCGCATCACTTTTAAGTTTGAACAGGGCAAGGGCGAAGCATTCGGACAGAACACTTTTCTTTTTGTGTCATAA
- a CDS encoding HigA family addiction module antitoxin: MQNLENIVNNRLKRPAHPGEVLADILDDLQITEAEFAKALNVSAETVNEIIDGKKAITIDLAIRLGKALGNGPQIWLNLQQKIDIWDAMTVDREQYEKVHAIV; the protein is encoded by the coding sequence ATGCAAAACCTAGAAAATATCGTCAATAACAGACTTAAAAGACCCGCCCATCCAGGGGAAGTTCTGGCAGACATTTTAGATGATTTACAAATCACTGAAGCTGAATTTGCCAAAGCTTTAAATGTATCCGCAGAGACAGTTAATGAAATAATAGATGGCAAAAAAGCCATTACCATAGACCTGGCAATTCGTCTGGGTAAAGCCTTGGGTAACGGCCCGCAAATTTGGTTAAATCTTCAGCAAAAAATTGATATTTGGGATGCCATGACCGTCGATCGAGAACAGTATGAGAAAGTTCATGCAATTGTTTAG